From the genome of Rhizobium sp. SSA_523, one region includes:
- a CDS encoding PIG-L family deacetylase has product MTQDDFAGCVIVMAHPDDEILWASALVAGARKIILCYTESADSAEVTQGRRQLLQSFPVKTVISLDIPESGTYQSTDWTRPVETPYGIACSRNRDRYARNFHRLVDALSGHLAEDDVVVTHNPWGEYGHEEHIQVYRAVCALKQTLRLRLFVSGYASDRILYFMQRTMPRLGRVSAPLLTDKALAARLKAHYQAHRSWTWDDHYDWPDHECFYEIAAPDAPLRPGTGTLSSRPVNVIWLDGSLPAWRRLYRSLKRRWRALIDRGSAWKKLV; this is encoded by the coding sequence ATGACGCAGGACGATTTTGCCGGATGCGTCATCGTCATGGCCCATCCGGATGATGAGATCCTCTGGGCGAGTGCGCTGGTAGCCGGCGCCCGCAAGATCATTCTCTGCTATACCGAATCCGCAGACAGTGCGGAGGTGACGCAAGGCCGGCGGCAATTGCTGCAGAGCTTTCCGGTGAAGACCGTCATTTCCCTCGATATTCCGGAATCCGGCACCTATCAGTCGACGGACTGGACGCGGCCGGTGGAGACCCCCTACGGCATTGCCTGCAGCCGCAACCGGGATCGCTATGCCCGCAATTTCCACCGGCTCGTCGATGCCTTGAGCGGGCATCTTGCCGAGGACGACGTGGTGGTCACCCATAATCCCTGGGGGGAATATGGCCATGAGGAACATATCCAGGTCTATCGCGCCGTCTGCGCGCTGAAGCAGACATTGCGGCTTCGCCTCTTTGTGTCCGGCTATGCGAGCGACCGCATTCTCTATTTCATGCAGCGCACCATGCCGCGGCTGGGCCGCGTTTCCGCGCCGCTCTTGACCGACAAGGCCCTGGCCGCGCGCCTGAAGGCGCATTACCAGGCGCACCGTTCCTGGACCTGGGACGATCATTACGACTGGCCCGATCACGAATGTTTCTACGAGATCGCCGCACCGGATGCGCCCTTGCGGCCGGGCACCGGCACGCTCTCCTCGCGCCCGGTCAATGTGATCTGGCTGGATGGATCGCTGCCCGCCTGGCGACGGCTCTATCGCAGCCTCAAGCGGCGCTGGCGCGCGCTGATCGATCGCGGCTCGGCCTGGAAAAAGCTGGTTTGA
- a CDS encoding NAD(P)-dependent oxidoreductase yields the protein MADLSTHSLVFGGSGFIGTHLVRRLVAVGDRVLSVDIKPPRERLEGVDYRTADVRDLTDFDPGMRIDRIYNLAAVHTTPGHPDHEYYETNILGAVAITALARRLQIPQIVFTSSISVYGPGEETKSEATPPAPESPYGWSKFMAEQIKRAWMEEEAGRRLVICRPAVIFGPGEGGNFTRMAALLKKGFFVYPGRRDTIKACFYVGDLLDAIQFAERQEARFVLFNGCYPDRYTLEDIVESLRLRHMPRARTVLVPKAVVTFAAMLLRPFSAMGLGIHPDRVTKLTRSTDVVPGWLEAMGQADRGRFPGAIERWNGESDGRFV from the coding sequence ATGGCAGATCTTTCCACCCATTCGCTGGTTTTCGGCGGCTCCGGCTTCATCGGAACGCATCTTGTCCGCCGGCTCGTCGCCGTCGGCGATCGCGTCCTCTCCGTCGATATCAAGCCGCCGCGCGAGCGTCTGGAGGGCGTCGACTACCGCACCGCCGATGTGCGCGATCTGACGGATTTCGATCCCGGCATGCGGATCGACCGCATCTACAATCTGGCCGCCGTGCACACCACGCCCGGCCATCCCGATCACGAATATTACGAGACGAATATCCTGGGCGCCGTCGCCATCACCGCGCTTGCCCGCAGGCTTCAGATCCCGCAGATCGTCTTCACCAGCTCGATTTCGGTCTATGGGCCTGGCGAGGAGACCAAGAGCGAGGCGACGCCGCCGGCGCCTGAATCGCCCTATGGCTGGTCGAAATTCATGGCCGAGCAAATAAAGCGCGCCTGGATGGAGGAGGAGGCCGGCCGCCGGCTGGTGATCTGCCGCCCGGCCGTCATCTTCGGACCCGGGGAAGGGGGCAATTTCACCCGCATGGCGGCCCTTCTGAAAAAGGGTTTCTTCGTCTATCCGGGCCGGCGGGATACGATCAAGGCCTGTTTCTATGTCGGTGATCTTCTCGATGCGATCCAGTTCGCCGAGCGGCAGGAGGCGCGTTTCGTGCTGTTCAACGGCTGCTATCCGGATCGCTACACGCTGGAGGACATTGTCGAGAGCCTGCGCCTGCGCCACATGCCGCGGGCCCGCACCGTCCTGGTGCCCAAGGCCGTCGTGACCTTCGCCGCCATGCTTCTGAGGCCCTTTTCCGCCATGGGACTGGGCATCCATCCTGATCGCGTGACGAAGCTGACGCGTTCGACCGATGTCGTGCCGGGCTGGCTCGAAGCCATGGGGCAGGCCGATCGGGGCCGGTTTCCCGGCGCCATCGAACGCTGGAACGGCGAAAGTGACGGGCGTTTTGTTTAA
- a CDS encoding type II toxin-antitoxin system VapC family toxin → MIAIDTSVLVAIVLEEPEAETFKSVLRQEEIVVGWPTLFETRTVLTAKRFSNPADIVSRFVDAPNIMPIAFSEKHYRAAESALDRYGKGRHPAGLNMGDCFSYAVAAIAKAPLLFKGQDFSQTDLKCHPASSTA, encoded by the coding sequence ATGATTGCGATCGACACCTCGGTTCTTGTCGCAATCGTCCTAGAGGAGCCGGAAGCTGAAACATTCAAGTCGGTCCTCCGGCAAGAAGAGATCGTTGTCGGCTGGCCTACTCTGTTCGAAACCAGAACGGTTTTGACAGCCAAACGCTTTTCCAATCCGGCTGACATTGTTTCCCGGTTCGTTGACGCGCCAAACATCATGCCGATCGCTTTCAGCGAAAAGCACTATCGTGCGGCTGAATCCGCGCTGGACCGATACGGCAAGGGCCGACATCCAGCGGGTCTGAACATGGGCGACTGCTTCTCCTATGCCGTTGCCGCAATCGCCAAGGCTCCGCTGCTCTTCAAGGGTCAGGATTTTTCGCAGACGGACCTGAAATGTCATCCCGCCTCCTCCACCGCCTGA
- a CDS encoding phosphatase PAP2 family protein: protein MLKHFPSFSRPYLSRLSAALEYRAWLLVLIASVFALGFVSLTSEIMEGETRQFDESILLALRDASDPSVPIGPVWLTKVMNDLTAMGGTTVLALMTGLVVLYLLLRGSRRTALFVSGSILGGWLLSSALKLGVARPRPDLVPHLVDVYDLSFPSGHAMLSAITYLTLGALLSRLEKTAALRLFFPLIALLLTFLIGCSRVYLGVHYPTDVLGGWAAGTAWASLTWFAARWFLGGREIEPSPATTHPDD, encoded by the coding sequence ATGCTCAAGCATTTTCCCTCTTTTTCGAGACCCTATCTGTCGCGGCTCTCGGCTGCCCTGGAATATCGGGCCTGGCTTCTGGTCCTGATCGCCTCCGTCTTTGCCCTTGGCTTCGTCAGCCTCACCTCCGAGATCATGGAAGGCGAGACCCGCCAGTTCGACGAGAGCATTCTCCTGGCCCTGCGCGATGCCTCCGATCCCTCGGTTCCCATCGGCCCTGTCTGGCTGACCAAGGTCATGAACGACCTGACCGCCATGGGCGGCACGACCGTGCTGGCACTGATGACGGGCCTGGTCGTCCTTTATCTCTTGCTGCGCGGCTCGCGCCGCACAGCGCTTTTCGTCTCCGGCTCGATCCTGGGCGGATGGTTGCTCAGCAGTGCCCTCAAGCTCGGCGTGGCCCGGCCGCGGCCGGATCTCGTGCCGCATCTCGTCGATGTCTATGATCTGAGTTTCCCCAGCGGCCACGCCATGCTGTCGGCCATTACCTATCTCACGCTCGGAGCGCTCCTGTCCCGGCTGGAAAAGACGGCGGCCTTGCGGCTGTTCTTTCCGCTGATTGCCCTCCTGCTGACCTTTCTGATCGGCTGCAGCCGGGTCTATCTTGGGGTTCACTATCCGACGGATGTGCTGGGCGGATGGGCGGCCGGAACCGCCTGGGCAAGTCTGACCTGGTTTGCCGCGCGCTGGTTCCTGGGCGGGCGGGAGATCGAGCCATCCCCCGCCACCACGCATCCAGACGATTGA
- a CDS encoding GNAT family N-acetyltransferase, producing MRLEIIDSVARLHAIGEAWSRLAQRTPYPMLQHRWMLSAAEAYEGQVHLQVFALWDGESLVALAPLARFHRGPAAHLQCLARDVGEPDAFLYADRAALDALVLAILRQGLALKLSHLSRDGSEYAAVKALGRGALSIERSGSGHAALLPATQAQLDEGLSKSARTMLRRKQRRAEKFGSVQFLMETLQDDNRAAFLQDLVQVEASGWKGRNKTSLSHNEGQRRFFDLYLGRMAPSGALRGDRMLIDGRTVAIRLGLRSGGRLYELKIGFDEAFEACSPGILLTHETLKASIAEGLTVHEFLGVGENWQRHWPLRRQEQVTVRRYPPSLNGACNLGRDAFAQLGGRVARALAARR from the coding sequence ATGCGGCTTGAGATCATCGACAGCGTCGCGCGGTTGCATGCAATCGGCGAGGCCTGGTCCCGCCTGGCGCAACGGACGCCCTATCCGATGTTGCAACACAGATGGATGCTGTCGGCCGCGGAAGCCTATGAGGGGCAGGTTCACTTGCAGGTCTTTGCCCTTTGGGATGGCGAGAGCCTCGTCGCCCTTGCGCCCTTGGCGCGGTTTCACCGGGGTCCCGCCGCTCATCTCCAATGTCTGGCGCGGGATGTGGGGGAACCGGATGCCTTCCTCTATGCCGATCGTGCGGCGCTCGATGCGCTGGTCCTGGCGATCCTCCGGCAGGGCCTCGCCCTGAAATTGTCGCATCTCTCCCGCGACGGGAGCGAATATGCGGCGGTGAAAGCGCTGGGACGCGGCGCCTTGTCCATTGAAAGATCCGGAAGCGGTCATGCCGCCCTCCTGCCCGCCACGCAGGCGCAGCTCGACGAGGGCCTGTCGAAGAGCGCGCGGACCATGCTGCGCCGCAAGCAAAGGCGCGCGGAAAAATTCGGCTCCGTCCAGTTCCTGATGGAGACCCTGCAGGACGACAACCGGGCGGCCTTTCTGCAGGATCTCGTTCAGGTGGAAGCGTCCGGCTGGAAGGGGCGCAACAAGACATCGCTCAGCCATAACGAGGGGCAGAGACGCTTCTTCGACCTCTATCTCGGCCGCATGGCGCCAAGCGGCGCCCTGCGCGGCGATCGCATGCTGATTGATGGCCGCACGGTCGCCATTCGCCTTGGCCTTCGCTCCGGCGGACGTCTATACGAGTTGAAGATCGGCTTTGACGAGGCCTTCGAAGCCTGTTCTCCGGGCATTCTCCTGACGCATGAGACGCTGAAGGCGTCGATCGCCGAGGGCCTGACGGTGCACGAATTCTTGGGCGTCGGGGAGAATTGGCAGAGGCACTGGCCGCTGCGGCGTCAGGAACAGGTCACGGTGCGGCGCTATCCACCATCCCTGAACGGGGCATGCAATCTCGGCCGCGATGCCTTTGCCCAATTGGGCGGCCGGGTGGCGCGGGCGCTGGCCGCAAGGCGCTGA
- a CDS encoding glycosyltransferase, with protein sequence MKVALVHYWLVGMRGGEKVLETFCDIFPDADIFTLVADPDTLSPKLKKHKITTSFLQKIGGARHYQKMLPLMPFALESFDLTAYDLVISSEAGPAKAVITRPDAVHVCYCHSPMRYIWDLYPQYRQGAGRLARWMLALTAPALRQWDVTTAHRVDHFIANSGYVAKRVMKFYRRSSTVIHPPVNVDRFKPVEGPKDFYLCAGQITPYKKIELAVEACTRLNLPLVVLGDGASAKLKRMAGPTVRFLNGVSDAEMERYLAGCRALLYPGVEDFGIVPLEAMASGRPVIAFARGGALETVVDGVTGLFFHEQTTEALMESLKAFEAGQVAFDSKAIQAHAHSFHVKRFELELRQFLGQIPELRDMAGRLRLAPDDMHAVRLDGAQAPSPVSGPVSGPASGSQFGSQPGRTLR encoded by the coding sequence TTGAAAGTCGCTTTGGTACATTATTGGCTGGTAGGCATGCGCGGGGGCGAGAAGGTCCTCGAGACCTTTTGCGATATTTTTCCGGATGCCGATATCTTCACGCTGGTCGCCGATCCGGACACCCTGTCCCCCAAGCTGAAAAAGCATAAGATCACCACCTCGTTCCTGCAGAAGATCGGCGGCGCCAGGCATTATCAGAAAATGCTGCCGCTCATGCCCTTCGCGCTCGAATCCTTCGATCTGACCGCCTATGACCTGGTGATTTCCAGCGAAGCCGGCCCGGCCAAGGCGGTGATCACGCGGCCCGATGCCGTGCATGTCTGCTATTGCCATTCGCCCATGCGCTATATCTGGGATCTCTATCCCCAATACCGGCAGGGCGCGGGACGTCTCGCCCGGTGGATGCTGGCGCTGACGGCGCCCGCGCTGCGCCAGTGGGATGTCACCACCGCGCATCGCGTCGACCATTTCATTGCAAATTCTGGCTATGTGGCCAAGCGGGTGATGAAATTCTACCGCCGCTCCTCCACCGTCATTCATCCGCCGGTCAATGTGGACCGCTTCAAGCCGGTCGAGGGGCCCAAGGATTTCTACCTGTGTGCCGGACAGATCACGCCCTATAAGAAGATCGAGCTGGCAGTGGAGGCCTGCACGAGGCTCAATCTGCCGCTCGTCGTGCTCGGCGATGGCGCCTCGGCCAAGCTCAAGCGCATGGCCGGCCCGACCGTCCGTTTCCTGAACGGCGTTTCCGATGCGGAGATGGAGCGCTATCTCGCCGGCTGCCGGGCGCTTCTTTATCCCGGCGTCGAGGATTTCGGCATCGTGCCGCTCGAAGCCATGGCCAGCGGCCGGCCGGTGATCGCCTTTGCCAGGGGCGGCGCCCTGGAAACCGTGGTCGACGGGGTGACGGGCCTGTTCTTCCACGAACAGACCACCGAGGCGCTGATGGAAAGCCTGAAGGCCTTCGAAGCGGGTCAGGTCGCCTTCGATTCCAAGGCGATCCAAGCCCATGCGCATAGTTTTCACGTCAAGCGCTTCGAACTGGAGCTGCGGCAGTTCCTCGGCCAGATCCCCGAACTGCGCGACATGGCCGGCCGGCTGAGGCTGGCGCCAGACGATATGCATGCCGTCCGGCTCGACGGCGCCCAGGCACCTTCCCCAGTATCCGGCCCAGTATCCGGGCCGGCATCCGGATCTCAGTTTGGATCTCAGCCCGGCCGAACTTTACGTTGA
- a CDS encoding GNVR domain-containing protein: MAGTTDLDEGMQGSNRAEAVSQIDFAYVSVTLRHHIALIAALGVLFLVTSAGLSFLIRNYYVATTGILVDPEGSRIVQSEVETNRNSTEARALNQQFILTSVKVLSAVVTSQNLADDPEFGATKPYEADSQKRKQKALEALQLVTTATLNKSSFVVNLSVTTHDPEKSARIANTIAQTYIETRASMNNGFLRQATTDLSAQLASLEKAVEDGDRAVQAYKAEHNLVDIGGRPTVEQQITEANTEISRISASLADNRALISELALARSNPEYLRLTPDASLTPALIELRTRYLAALEQQTVMRSSFGERHPSFRGAEARTRTISSLLDKQLEDFATSLSRNGDKLKSQLEILRSNLTNYKNSLNQNDESMVRLRELERKLASDRLVYESFLLRTRQLTGQEQTVSENPQIISPAQAPLRKSGPPRALIVAGATLLGLLFGCGIALSTGGPEARREKRGLREAAAAQNHPDEGDRDNRQSRGRTPLFRRLSGLGAWMGRRQPPAKEPVLASAPVASLIQPPAQPAAEPLVQPGVQPIAQAPVQPLAQAPAPAAMPVSASTPYLDLARRWAREAKARKTHCIALYAAKPGFAETALLLANAVSQLGHQVLLVDGDADARLTELAAAQQHPGLLDAVSLNRIAGEFIAISETADGFCFMPAGQVQRPSATQPPARTRSLLDLVPRISTLTDWLSEGGHRFDLVIVYLGPHALSGALPAIEAAANTSLVMGNQRDVQTVADIMSRLKRRGMSPVEPLFISDGHQSIADAG; the protein is encoded by the coding sequence ATGGCTGGCACTACGGATCTCGACGAAGGCATGCAGGGTTCCAACCGTGCCGAGGCCGTTTCTCAAATTGATTTCGCCTATGTTTCGGTGACTTTACGTCATCACATCGCGCTAATTGCCGCTCTGGGAGTCCTATTTTTAGTTACTTCGGCAGGACTATCTTTCCTTATCCGTAATTATTACGTCGCAACTACTGGTATACTCGTTGATCCGGAAGGCTCGCGTATTGTTCAAAGCGAAGTCGAAACCAATCGGAACTCCACAGAAGCACGTGCGCTCAACCAACAATTCATTCTGACCTCCGTCAAGGTTCTATCGGCGGTCGTCACTTCGCAAAATCTAGCGGATGACCCAGAGTTTGGCGCCACCAAGCCCTACGAAGCCGATTCACAAAAGCGGAAACAAAAGGCGCTAGAAGCCCTTCAACTAGTCACTACAGCAACACTGAACAAATCAAGCTTCGTTGTTAACCTGTCCGTCACCACCCATGATCCAGAAAAATCGGCACGGATCGCCAATACGATCGCGCAGACCTATATTGAAACGCGCGCCTCGATGAATAACGGCTTCCTGCGCCAGGCCACGACGGATCTGTCGGCCCAGCTGGCCAGCCTGGAAAAGGCGGTCGAGGACGGCGACCGCGCCGTCCAGGCCTATAAAGCGGAGCATAATCTCGTCGATATTGGCGGGCGCCCGACGGTGGAACAGCAGATCACCGAGGCCAATACGGAGATTTCCCGCATTTCGGCCAGCCTGGCGGATAATCGCGCGCTGATTTCGGAACTGGCCCTCGCCCGCTCGAACCCCGAATATTTGCGGCTGACGCCGGATGCCTCACTGACGCCGGCCCTCATCGAATTGCGCACGCGCTATCTGGCGGCGCTGGAACAGCAGACGGTGATGCGCTCCTCCTTCGGCGAGCGCCATCCTTCCTTTCGCGGCGCCGAGGCGAGGACCCGCACCATTTCCTCCCTGCTCGACAAGCAGCTCGAGGATTTCGCCACGTCCCTGTCGCGCAATGGCGACAAGCTGAAGAGCCAGCTGGAGATCCTGCGCAGCAATCTCACAAACTACAAGAACAGCCTGAACCAGAATGACGAATCCATGGTGCGTCTGCGCGAATTGGAGCGCAAGCTGGCCAGCGACAGGCTTGTCTATGAATCCTTTCTGCTGCGCACCCGCCAGCTGACCGGCCAGGAACAGACGGTCAGCGAAAATCCGCAGATCATTTCGCCGGCGCAAGCGCCGTTGCGTAAGAGCGGACCACCTCGCGCGCTGATCGTTGCTGGCGCCACGCTTCTCGGCCTGCTATTCGGTTGCGGCATTGCGCTCTCGACCGGCGGGCCCGAGGCAAGGCGGGAAAAACGCGGCCTTCGAGAGGCGGCCGCGGCGCAAAACCATCCTGACGAGGGTGATCGCGACAACCGCCAGAGCCGAGGCCGTACGCCCCTTTTCCGGCGTCTGTCCGGTTTGGGAGCCTGGATGGGGCGCAGGCAGCCGCCGGCCAAAGAGCCAGTGCTGGCCTCCGCGCCTGTTGCGTCCCTCATTCAACCCCCTGCTCAACCTGCTGCTGAACCCCTTGTTCAACCCGGTGTCCAACCTATCGCCCAGGCTCCTGTTCAGCCTCTTGCCCAGGCCCCGGCTCCGGCTGCCATGCCGGTTTCGGCCTCCACGCCCTATCTCGATCTGGCGCGCAGATGGGCCAGGGAGGCCAAGGCCCGCAAAACCCATTGCATCGCCCTTTACGCCGCAAAGCCGGGCTTTGCCGAAACAGCCCTGCTGCTGGCCAATGCCGTGTCGCAGCTGGGGCATCAGGTCCTGCTGGTGGATGGCGATGCCGATGCCAGGCTGACCGAACTGGCGGCAGCACAGCAGCATCCGGGACTTCTCGATGCCGTGTCGCTGAACCGCATTGCCGGGGAGTTCATCGCGATCTCGGAGACGGCGGACGGCTTCTGCTTCATGCCGGCCGGCCAGGTGCAGCGCCCGAGCGCCACCCAGCCGCCGGCCCGCACGCGCAGCCTGCTCGACCTCGTGCCGCGGATCAGCACGCTGACCGACTGGCTGAGCGAGGGCGGCCACCGTTTCGATCTCGTCATCGTCTATCTCGGCCCGCATGCCTTGAGCGGTGCGCTTCCCGCCATCGAGGCGGCCGCCAATACATCCCTGGTGATGGGCAATCAGCGGGATGTCCAGACGGTGGCCGATATCATGTCCCGGCTGAAGCGCCGCGGGATGAGCCCTGTCGAACCGCTCTTCATCAGCGACGGCCACCAGAGTATTGCCGATGCTGGATGA
- a CDS encoding type II toxin-antitoxin system VapB family antitoxin: MSEPQLSIRSSKARDLAHALSRRTGQPINRLVEIALERYDVELRQQDKKHPLDAVWELAAEGRRTVPAGTTSAHDDLYDENGLPI; this comes from the coding sequence ATGTCCGAGCCCCAGCTTTCCATTCGCAGCAGCAAGGCGCGCGATCTCGCGCATGCGCTGTCCCGCCGGACGGGCCAGCCGATCAACCGGCTCGTCGAAATCGCGCTCGAGCGCTATGATGTCGAATTGAGGCAACAGGATAAAAAGCATCCGCTGGATGCCGTCTGGGAGCTTGCAGCAGAAGGTCGTCGCACTGTTCCGGCTGGTACGACCTCTGCGCATGATGATCTCTATGACGAAAACGGTCTGCCCATATGA
- a CDS encoding oligosaccharide flippase family protein yields MSDPKVAALSEKTIRAGFWTIGARLISRGLDFLTLLVLARFLGPADFGLVATAMTVIFVLEAVLELPLISVLIRMPEISDRAYNTAFTLGLLRGLLLTIIMITLSYPLALFYGDDRLMILISTLSAAPALRGMVSPRMVIFDKAMSFQQRGMLEIVSKAAAAAVAITLAIATQNYWAIAAGTLTVPAVMVIFSYVIAPMWPRLTIADWPLFERMISWNLVSQTLTAINWQMDRILLPRFVDTAAFGRFAAANDLASLPSQAIAIPATVPLVSAFVVAQENNRLREAYLKSSSGFCLVLLPVLVFLAVCSNPVINVLLGPKWTEAAPILAGLALVAIPTLPTMPVFPLALALNRFRDLAIRSGVEFLFRLPLSLAGVILFGIPGAIIARLGSAIVVCMSSLILTKAMCGIGLQDQLAVTIRPFMAVIPACGALLVCQYAFRYDDQLVIELFATGLAYCLTYTASAVAFWYMAGRPEGVEASILGLATSLIRAR; encoded by the coding sequence ATGTCCGATCCTAAAGTGGCGGCACTCTCTGAAAAAACCATTCGTGCTGGGTTCTGGACCATCGGCGCCCGCTTGATCTCAAGGGGGCTCGACTTCCTGACCCTTCTAGTATTAGCCCGCTTCTTGGGACCTGCTGATTTCGGCCTGGTGGCCACAGCGATGACAGTCATCTTTGTTCTTGAAGCCGTTCTAGAGCTGCCGCTAATTTCGGTCTTGATCCGCATGCCCGAGATCAGCGATCGCGCCTACAACACCGCCTTTACCCTTGGCCTGCTGCGCGGCCTGCTGTTGACTATCATAATGATCACTCTCTCTTATCCCCTCGCCCTCTTCTATGGTGATGATCGGCTCATGATACTGATCTCAACACTTTCTGCCGCACCAGCTCTGCGGGGAATGGTAAGCCCCCGGATGGTTATTTTCGATAAGGCAATGAGTTTCCAGCAAAGAGGCATGCTAGAAATCGTTAGCAAGGCGGCCGCCGCCGCCGTAGCAATAACTCTCGCAATAGCGACTCAAAACTACTGGGCGATTGCTGCCGGTACATTGACTGTGCCTGCAGTAATGGTGATTTTTTCTTATGTTATAGCCCCAATGTGGCCACGCCTGACTATAGCTGATTGGCCGTTATTCGAGCGAATGATCAGCTGGAATCTTGTGTCCCAGACCCTGACCGCGATAAATTGGCAGATGGACCGGATCCTGCTGCCACGCTTTGTTGACACGGCCGCTTTCGGTCGATTTGCGGCGGCGAATGATCTGGCCTCACTACCGTCGCAGGCAATCGCGATTCCTGCCACAGTGCCTTTAGTATCAGCTTTTGTAGTCGCACAAGAAAACAACCGTCTAAGAGAAGCTTATCTTAAAAGTAGTAGTGGCTTCTGTTTGGTGCTACTGCCAGTCTTAGTGTTTTTGGCAGTCTGTTCTAACCCGGTCATCAACGTCCTACTTGGGCCCAAATGGACAGAAGCTGCGCCCATTCTGGCGGGCCTTGCGCTTGTTGCAATACCCACCCTGCCCACCATGCCGGTGTTCCCACTAGCTCTGGCACTGAATCGGTTCCGTGACCTTGCTATCCGCTCAGGCGTTGAATTCCTTTTTCGCCTTCCCCTGTCTTTGGCCGGCGTCATCCTGTTTGGTATACCAGGCGCGATCATAGCGAGATTGGGAAGCGCGATAGTAGTGTGTATGTCATCTCTCATCCTGACAAAAGCAATGTGCGGTATCGGTTTACAAGATCAGCTGGCCGTTACGATTAGGCCTTTTATGGCCGTCATTCCGGCCTGCGGCGCACTTTTGGTCTGCCAGTATGCCTTCAGATATGATGATCAACTCGTCATTGAACTCTTCGCGACCGGTCTAGCTTACTGCCTAACTTATACCGCCTCCGCTGTCGCTTTCTGGTATATGGCGGGTCGCCCTGAAGGGGTGGAAGCTAGCATCCTCGGATTGGCAACATCATTGATCCGAGCTAGATGA
- a CDS encoding glycosyltransferase family 4 protein translates to MLDEPDRPQDALLPQSQHRPAAAGRPLKRVVLINDFSVARGGATVLVLLLLRLLRAQDIAVTVIVGDAGAAPELQELGVEVVALGQQALLAGNPVRTAINGIHNQAAADLLSGWIAAHDTSETVYHVNIWSQILSPAIFVPLRRVARRTIIHAHDSFHACPNGAYMDYRRQEPCQRVPLGVSCLTTHCDRRSYPQKLWRVAREARLWAAMGRTPDWARIVMIHEKMAAGLLRAGYEPSMLTTIRNPVLPFSSTRIAAEDNDRFIFIGRLEEEKGPQDALAAAERAGLLIDIIGDGPLRAKLEARYPQAQFHGWRSRDEIGALIQKARAIVIPSRLPEPFGLVAAEAAASGVPVILTDMAFLADEVVSKGMGLACRTQDPDDFAAALRHIAALPHPDMQVMSENAYARGMSLANTEATWRDAVLALYSEVLASSIAKIGLIGRHTKPPARTS, encoded by the coding sequence ATGCTGGATGAGCCCGACCGCCCGCAAGACGCCCTCCTGCCGCAGTCTCAGCACCGGCCCGCCGCAGCAGGTCGTCCCTTGAAGCGGGTGGTTCTGATCAATGATTTCTCGGTGGCCCGCGGTGGCGCGACCGTTCTCGTCCTGCTGCTCCTGCGGCTGTTGCGGGCACAGGATATAGCGGTGACGGTCATCGTGGGCGATGCCGGCGCGGCTCCGGAGCTCCAGGAGCTGGGTGTCGAGGTCGTGGCGCTCGGCCAGCAGGCCCTTCTGGCGGGCAATCCGGTCCGCACCGCCATCAACGGCATTCACAATCAGGCGGCGGCCGATCTTCTTTCCGGCTGGATTGCCGCTCACGATACGTCGGAGACGGTCTATCACGTGAATATCTGGTCGCAGATCCTGTCGCCGGCGATCTTCGTGCCGCTGCGGCGGGTGGCGCGCCGGACGATCATCCATGCCCATGATTCCTTCCATGCCTGTCCGAACGGCGCATATATGGATTATCGCCGGCAGGAGCCCTGCCAACGCGTGCCGCTGGGTGTCTCCTGCCTGACTACCCATTGCGATCGCCGCTCCTATCCCCAGAAGCTCTGGCGCGTGGCCCGCGAGGCCCGTCTCTGGGCCGCCATGGGTCGGACCCCGGACTGGGCGCGCATCGTGATGATTCATGAAAAAATGGCGGCGGGCCTGCTGCGTGCCGGCTATGAGCCATCGATGCTGACGACGATCCGCAATCCGGTTCTGCCCTTTTCCAGCACCCGCATTGCCGCGGAGGATAATGACCGCTTCATCTTCATCGGCCGGCTGGAGGAGGAAAAGGGGCCACAGGATGCCCTGGCGGCGGCGGAACGCGCCGGTCTCTTAATCGATATCATCGGCGACGGCCCGTTGCGGGCCAAGCTCGAAGCCCGCTATCCGCAGGCACAGTTTCATGGATGGCGCAGCCGCGACGAGATCGGCGCGCTGATCCAGAAGGCCAGGGCCATCGTCATTCCATCGCGCCTGCCGGAGCCCTTCGGCCTAGTGGCCGCGGAGGCGGCCGCCAGCGGCGTGCCGGTCATTCTGACGGACATGGCCTTCCTGGCCGATGAAGTGGTGTCCAAAGGCATGGGACTGGCCTGCCGCACCCAGGATCCGGACGATTTTGCCGCGGCCTTGCGCCATATCGCGGCCCTGCCCCATCCCGACATGCAGGTCATGAGCGAAAATGCCTATGCCAGGGGCATGAGCCTTGCCAATACCGAGGCCACATGGCGCGACGCTGTGCTTGCTTTGTACAGCGAGGTGCTGGCCAGCAGCATTGCAAAAATTGGCTTGATTGGAAGGCATACCAAGCCGCCCGCACGGACAAGTTGA